A DNA window from Actinomadura coerulea contains the following coding sequences:
- a CDS encoding DUF6891 domain-containing protein has protein sequence MPRTTDTPLTRLRAYAANLDEGYEDIDDLVELLDAHAEEHDLTVSPTELHTIAASTLIEAKTEFLLLLGYSGHDEPISPEDIVDQMVEMVEDAGVEYSQDAIEDTVDALWNAQVEEQRKWPEVTDNDLLERAFTRLWRTGIVAEENFTCCQSCGVTEIGGQIPEGSVMDGYTFFHEQDTESVLFDDELLLSYGTFGPESEPQKAVEVGERVVAALKTEGLRVEWDGSPAARITVFMKWRKRLVG, from the coding sequence ATGCCCCGTACGACCGATACCCCGCTGACTCGGCTGCGTGCATACGCCGCGAACCTCGATGAGGGCTACGAAGACATCGATGACCTGGTCGAACTACTTGATGCCCACGCGGAGGAGCATGATCTGACCGTTTCCCCGACCGAACTCCACACGATCGCCGCCTCAACCCTGATCGAAGCAAAGACCGAATTCCTCCTGCTCCTGGGGTACTCCGGCCATGACGAGCCCATCAGCCCCGAGGACATCGTCGACCAGATGGTGGAGATGGTGGAAGACGCCGGGGTCGAGTACAGCCAGGACGCCATCGAGGACACCGTCGATGCGTTGTGGAACGCACAAGTCGAGGAACAGCGGAAGTGGCCGGAGGTCACGGATAACGACCTGCTGGAGCGGGCCTTCACCCGGCTCTGGCGAACTGGAATCGTGGCCGAGGAGAACTTCACCTGCTGCCAGTCATGCGGCGTGACCGAGATCGGTGGTCAGATTCCCGAGGGTTCCGTCATGGACGGATACACCTTCTTCCATGAGCAGGACACCGAAAGCGTGCTGTTCGACGACGAACTTCTCCTCTCGTACGGCACATTCGGTCCGGAATCAGAGCCGCAGAAGGCTGTCGAGGTCGGCGAGCGTGTGGTGGCGGCACTTAAGACCGAGGGACTCCGCGTCGAATGGGACGGCTCGCCCGCGGCCCGCATCACCGTGTTCATGAAGTGGCGCAAGCGCCTGGTCGGCTGA
- a CDS encoding tyrosine-type recombinase/integrase, giving the protein MARKRAVLYNAFEYAVELEEFDRNPIDKVRWTPPKIAEEVDWRVVIGPRLMRECLTAVTYVGKRGRGRRLRALFACMYFAALRPAEAVALLKGDCHLPATGWGRLVLTRSLPETGARWTDSGRTHEQRGLKLRPAAEVRTVPIPPVLVEILREHIAEFGTADDGRVFQTELGGVVGSTAYGDVWAATRALALTPEQVASPLARRPYDLRHAGVSLWLNSGVPATEVAERAGHSVKVLLQVYAKCILGQHDRANQRIDDALDD; this is encoded by the coding sequence GTGGCGCGTAAGCGGGCGGTTCTCTACAACGCCTTCGAGTACGCGGTAGAGCTGGAGGAGTTCGACCGGAACCCGATCGACAAGGTCAGATGGACTCCGCCTAAGATCGCCGAAGAGGTGGACTGGCGCGTCGTGATCGGGCCTCGGCTCATGCGGGAGTGCCTGACGGCGGTCACCTACGTGGGCAAGCGGGGGCGGGGCCGGCGGCTGCGTGCGCTGTTCGCGTGCATGTACTTCGCGGCGCTTCGTCCGGCTGAGGCGGTGGCGCTGCTCAAAGGTGATTGCCATCTTCCGGCAACCGGCTGGGGTCGTCTGGTCCTGACTCGCTCGCTGCCTGAAACGGGGGCGCGCTGGACGGACAGCGGGAGGACTCACGAACAGCGCGGGCTCAAGCTCCGTCCGGCGGCCGAGGTTCGGACGGTTCCGATCCCTCCGGTCCTGGTGGAGATCCTCCGGGAGCACATCGCCGAGTTTGGGACGGCTGACGATGGGCGGGTTTTCCAGACTGAGCTGGGCGGGGTCGTCGGCTCTACCGCCTACGGCGATGTGTGGGCCGCGACTCGGGCTCTGGCCCTGACCCCGGAACAGGTCGCCTCTCCCCTGGCGCGGCGGCCGTACGACCTGCGCCACGCGGGGGTGTCGCTCTGGCTCAACTCCGGTGTTCCGGCAACCGAGGTCGCCGAACGCGCTGGGCACAGCGTCAAGGTTCTGTTGCAGGTCTACGCCAAGTGCATCCTCGGCCAGCACGACCGTGCGAACCAGCGAATCGACGATGCTCTCGATGACTGA